A single region of the Bacillota bacterium genome encodes:
- a CDS encoding type III pantothenate kinase: protein MLCAIDLGNTDIVVGLYRERELVRHWRLSTDRNRTADEFGIILHNLFSLAGIDLGELDAVCVASSVPPLTPAISEMCEQYLGLKPLVVGPGIKTGIVIKYDNPKEIGADRIADSIAAFELYGGPVVVVDFGTATAFDVISADGVYLGGALAPGITTSTEALFVRAAKLPRIDIGRPKSVIGKNTVASMQAGIVFGFAGQVDAIVRRIIAELGAPVRVVATGPFAELIAADSETIETVNPLLTLEGLRIVHERNL from the coding sequence ATGCTCTGCGCGATCGACCTCGGGAACACCGACATCGTCGTCGGGCTCTACCGGGAGCGGGAGTTGGTCAGGCACTGGCGGCTGTCGACCGACCGTAACCGGACGGCCGATGAGTTCGGCATCATCCTGCACAACCTGTTCTCCCTGGCTGGAATCGACCTCGGGGAGCTGGACGCGGTCTGCGTGGCCTCGTCCGTGCCCCCTTTGACCCCGGCCATCTCCGAGATGTGCGAGCAGTACCTTGGTTTGAAGCCGCTCGTCGTCGGTCCGGGGATCAAGACCGGAATCGTCATCAAGTACGACAACCCCAAAGAGATTGGGGCCGACCGGATCGCCGACAGCATCGCCGCTTTTGAGCTCTACGGAGGCCCGGTGGTCGTCGTCGACTTCGGGACGGCCACGGCCTTCGACGTCATCTCGGCCGACGGCGTCTACCTCGGAGGGGCCCTCGCGCCGGGGATCACCACCTCGACCGAAGCTCTCTTCGTCCGGGCGGCCAAGCTTCCGAGAATCGACATCGGCCGGCCGAAGTCAGTCATCGGCAAGAACACCGTTGCCAGCATGCAGGCGGGCATCGTCTTCGGCTTCGCCGGCCAGGTCGACGCGATCGTCCGACGGATCATCGCCGAGTTGGGGGCCCCGGTTCGAGTCGTCGCCACCGGGCCTTTCGCCGAGCTGATCGCGGCCGACAGCGAGACCATCGAGACGGTCAACCCGTTGCTGACCCTGGAGGGCCTGAGAATCGTCCACGAGCGGAATCTTTAG
- the hutI gene encoding imidazolonepropionase, translated as MAEAKRSEPIDLVLKGASEVLTMAGDEPDERGLGVVKGGTVLVSEGKVVAVGDYHQLAAEYDLSGAEVIPVDGQVVTPGLVDPHTHLVFAGSREDEFARRIAGATYSEIAESGGGIIRTVQDTRAAGEDELYTQAALNLEKMILGGATTVEVKSGYGLTLEDEMKLLRVANRLRSEAPIEVVPTFLGAHEVPPEFEGKSAKYVELVARVMVPEVARSGLAEFCDVFCEKGVFSVEDSRQILEEAKKHGLLPKLHADELGPFGGAELAAEVGAVSADHLLYSSEAGLEAMAKAGTVAVLLPGTPFTLLLDRQARAREMLRRGVTVAVATDFNPGTSPIPSMEVVLGLACRLLRLTPGEALRAATRGSAMALRRGDVIGRLTPGMRADLVVWDVPSHASIPYYFGANLVRHVIAGGKVVVWNGRLEPEARLLPEEDEGGVPAGAPAARPRSWKTTLTFFLIAALLGLLTRWACQGPR; from the coding sequence ATGGCGGAGGCAAAGCGGAGCGAGCCGATCGATCTGGTCCTGAAGGGCGCTTCCGAGGTCCTGACGATGGCCGGGGACGAGCCCGACGAACGGGGGCTAGGTGTGGTCAAGGGCGGGACGGTCCTGGTGAGCGAGGGGAAGGTGGTGGCCGTCGGCGACTACCATCAATTGGCGGCCGAGTACGACCTCTCGGGGGCCGAGGTCATCCCGGTGGACGGCCAGGTCGTCACTCCCGGGCTCGTCGATCCCCATACCCACCTGGTCTTCGCCGGGTCAAGGGAGGACGAGTTCGCCCGGAGGATCGCCGGAGCGACCTACTCGGAGATCGCCGAATCCGGTGGGGGCATCATCCGGACCGTCCAGGACACCCGGGCGGCCGGCGAGGACGAGTTGTACACCCAAGCGGCCCTGAACCTCGAGAAGATGATCCTGGGCGGGGCGACAACGGTTGAAGTGAAGAGCGGTTACGGGCTGACCCTGGAGGACGAGATGAAGCTCCTCCGGGTGGCCAACCGCTTGCGTTCGGAGGCTCCGATCGAGGTGGTCCCCACCTTCTTGGGAGCCCATGAGGTGCCGCCGGAGTTTGAAGGAAAAAGCGCAAAGTACGTCGAACTAGTGGCTCGCGTCATGGTCCCAGAAGTAGCCCGTAGCGGGCTGGCTGAGTTCTGTGACGTTTTCTGCGAAAAGGGAGTCTTCTCCGTGGAGGACTCCCGCCAGATCCTCGAGGAAGCCAAGAAGCACGGCCTCCTGCCGAAGCTGCATGCGGATGAATTGGGCCCCTTCGGCGGGGCCGAACTGGCCGCCGAGGTCGGCGCGGTCTCCGCCGACCACTTGCTTTATTCCTCCGAGGCCGGTTTGGAGGCCATGGCCAAGGCCGGGACCGTCGCCGTGCTGCTCCCCGGGACCCCTTTCACCCTGCTCCTCGATCGACAGGCCCGGGCCAGGGAGATGCTTCGGCGGGGCGTCACGGTCGCCGTCGCCACCGATTTCAATCCCGGGACAAGCCCGATCCCATCGATGGAGGTGGTCCTCGGGCTGGCTTGTCGCCTGCTCCGACTGACCCCGGGCGAAGCCCTCCGGGCCGCGACCCGGGGGTCGGCCATGGCCCTCCGGCGGGGGGACGTCATTGGCCGCCTCACCCCAGGCATGCGGGCGGACCTCGTGGTTTGGGACGTTCCGAGTCACGCTTCCATCCCCTACTACTTCGGTGCCAACTTAGTCCGGCACGTCATCGCCGGCGGGAAAGTGGTCGTCTGGAATGGAAGACTGGAGCCAGAGGCCAGATTACTCCCGGAGGAGGATGAAGGCGGCGTTCCGGCGGGAGCCCCGGCGGCCAGGCCGAGGAGCTGGAAGACCACGCTGACGTTCTTTCTCATCGCGGCCCTTCTGGGCCTCTTGACCAGGTGGGCTTGCCAGGGTCCACGATAG
- the nadC gene encoding carboxylating nicotinate-nucleotide diphosphorylase — protein MKLDPIALDRLIELALAEDIGTGDVTTEALIPEDHRVWAYFLAKGDGVIAGLDLAGRVFARLDPTVVFHGRVADGDRVVKGTILAVLEGSTRAILSGERVALNLLQRLSGIATMARKATEVARAANPKVCVVDTRKTTPGLRSLEKYAVRCGGAKNHRFGLYDAALIKDNHIVAAGGVGPAVKAVKTAVSPFTKVEVEVQNLAQVEQALAAGAEVIMLDNMSLEEMRGAVTRIGGRATVEASGGINLDGLAEVAATGVDLISMGALTHSVKAMDISLEIGPEPGRPGPA, from the coding sequence ATGAAGCTTGATCCGATCGCCCTCGACCGCCTGATCGAGCTGGCCCTGGCCGAGGACATCGGCACCGGCGACGTGACCACCGAGGCGCTCATCCCCGAGGACCATCGGGTCTGGGCCTACTTCCTCGCCAAGGGCGACGGCGTCATCGCCGGCCTGGACCTGGCCGGACGGGTCTTCGCCCGGCTCGACCCGACGGTTGTCTTCCATGGCCGGGTGGCCGACGGAGACCGGGTCGTCAAGGGCACCATCCTGGCCGTCCTGGAGGGCTCGACGCGGGCCATCCTCAGCGGCGAGCGGGTGGCTCTCAACCTGTTGCAGCGGCTCTCCGGCATCGCCACGATGGCCAGAAAGGCCACGGAGGTCGCCCGGGCGGCCAACCCGAAGGTTTGCGTGGTCGATACCCGCAAGACCACCCCCGGCCTGAGAAGCCTGGAGAAGTATGCCGTCCGTTGCGGCGGGGCCAAGAACCACCGTTTCGGCCTGTACGACGCGGCCCTGATCAAGGACAACCACATCGTCGCGGCCGGCGGGGTGGGCCCGGCGGTGAAGGCCGTCAAGACGGCCGTCTCACCCTTCACCAAGGTCGAGGTCGAGGTCCAGAACTTGGCCCAGGTAGAACAGGCACTGGCGGCCGGGGCCGAGGTGATCATGCTCGACAACATGAGCCTCGAAGAGATGCGAGGCGCCGTGACCAGGATCGGTGGGCGGGCGACGGTCGAAGCCTCGGGCGGAATCAACCTCGATGGACTGGCCGAGGTGGCCGCCACCGGGGTGGACCTGATCTCGATGGGCGCCTTGACCCACTCGGTCAAGGCCATGGACATCAGCCTCGAGATCGGCCCCGAACCGGGCCGGCCCGGTCCGGCGTGA
- the hutU gene encoding urocanate hydratase, translating into MSPIVRAPRGSELNCKGWAQEAALRMLMNNLDPEVAEKPEELIVYGGSGRAARSWEAFWAIVSALKGLEDDETLLVQSGKPVGVFKTHAMAPRVLIVNSMLVPHWATWENFWELEAKGLTMYGQMTAGSWIYIGTQGIIQGTYETLAELARQNFGANLKGRLVVTAGLGGMGGAQPLAITMNGGVALIVEVDVERIKRRLNTGYLDKMARSLDEGLALAREAIAKGQPLSIGVLGNAAETHPEMIRRGLVPDVVTDQTSAHDALCGYIPAGLTMAEAAELRKADPKDYVRRSKDSMAAHVRAMLEWKRRGAIVFDYGNNLRQQALEAGVEDAFAYPGFVPAYIRPLFCQGKGPFRWAALSGDPEDIYQTDEVILRAFPDDAGLTRWIHEAREKIHFQGLPARICWLGYGDRAKIGLAFNDLVRDGKVKAPIVIGRDHLDSGSVASPNRETEAMRDGSDAIADWPILNALVNTAAGASWVSVHHGGGVGIGFSIHAGMVVVADGTEEAATRLQRVLTTDPGTGVMRHADAGYPLAVETARDKGIKLPMID; encoded by the coding sequence ATGTCGCCGATCGTCCGTGCTCCCCGCGGGTCCGAGCTGAACTGCAAGGGGTGGGCCCAAGAGGCGGCCCTCCGGATGCTGATGAACAACCTCGACCCGGAGGTCGCCGAGAAGCCCGAGGAACTCATCGTCTACGGCGGCAGCGGCCGGGCCGCCAGAAGCTGGGAGGCCTTTTGGGCGATCGTCTCGGCCCTGAAGGGCCTGGAAGACGACGAAACCCTCCTGGTCCAGTCAGGCAAGCCCGTCGGGGTCTTCAAGACCCACGCCATGGCCCCCCGGGTCCTCATCGTCAACTCCATGCTCGTCCCCCACTGGGCGACCTGGGAGAACTTCTGGGAGCTGGAAGCCAAGGGTCTCACGATGTACGGCCAGATGACCGCCGGAAGCTGGATCTACATCGGCACCCAGGGGATCATCCAGGGGACCTACGAGACCCTGGCCGAGTTGGCCCGGCAGAACTTCGGAGCGAACCTCAAGGGACGCCTGGTGGTCACCGCCGGCCTCGGTGGGATGGGCGGGGCCCAGCCCCTGGCCATCACGATGAACGGCGGTGTCGCCTTGATCGTCGAGGTCGACGTGGAGCGGATCAAGCGGCGCCTCAACACCGGCTACCTCGATAAGATGGCCCGTTCCCTGGACGAAGGTCTGGCCTTGGCCAGGGAGGCGATAGCCAAGGGTCAGCCCCTGTCAATCGGGGTCCTCGGCAACGCCGCCGAGACCCACCCGGAAATGATCCGCCGCGGCCTCGTCCCGGACGTGGTCACCGACCAAACCTCGGCCCACGACGCCTTATGCGGCTACATCCCGGCCGGACTGACCATGGCCGAAGCGGCCGAACTCCGCAAGGCCGACCCGAAGGACTACGTCCGGCGGTCTAAGGACAGCATGGCCGCCCACGTCCGGGCGATGCTCGAATGGAAGAGGCGCGGGGCGATCGTCTTCGACTACGGCAATAACCTTCGCCAGCAAGCCCTGGAGGCCGGGGTCGAGGACGCCTTCGCCTATCCGGGCTTCGTCCCGGCCTACATCCGTCCCCTCTTCTGCCAGGGCAAGGGTCCCTTCCGCTGGGCCGCCCTGTCCGGCGACCCGGAGGACATCTACCAAACCGACGAGGTCATCCTCCGGGCCTTCCCCGACGACGCCGGACTCACCCGCTGGATCCATGAGGCCCGCGAGAAGATCCACTTCCAGGGGCTGCCCGCCCGGATCTGCTGGCTCGGGTACGGCGACCGGGCCAAGATCGGCCTGGCTTTCAACGACCTCGTCCGCGATGGCAAGGTCAAGGCGCCCATCGTCATCGGCCGTGACCACCTCGACTCCGGGTCGGTGGCCTCGCCCAACCGGGAGACCGAGGCGATGCGGGACGGCAGCGACGCCATCGCCGACTGGCCGATCCTCAACGCCCTGGTCAATACGGCCGCCGGCGCCAGCTGGGTGTCGGTCCACCACGGCGGAGGGGTCGGCATCGGCTTTTCGATCCACGCCGGGATGGTCGTCGTCGCCGACGGAACTGAGGAAGCCGCTACTCGGCTTCAGAGAGTCCTGACCACCGACCCCGGCACCGGGGTAATGCGCCACGCCGACGCCGGTTACCCATTGGCCGTCGAGACGGCCAGGGACAAAGGGATCAAGCTCCCGATGATCGACTGA
- the nadB gene encoding L-aspartate oxidase encodes MYPRYLKDFDLSDIPREESDFLIIGSGIAGLYTALKASRWGRVTVLTKLKMEDSNTEHAQGGIAAAIGREDSPRLHMEDTLAAGVGLCDEEAVRVLVNEGPACVLELVSLGAHFDKRGEDFALTREGAHSERRILHARGDATGEEIETVLSWKALTSSGILIHEDLQVIDLLTEGGRCYGALALRPDGQKVAYLAQATVLATGGAGQLYKNTTNPSVATGDGMAMAYRAGAILADMEFIQFHPTALYHPGNPKFLISEALRGEGGILLNPAGERFMPRYHPRGDLAPRDVVARAILDELRKASAEHVWLDGTSLGAGFAERFPKIYETCRKYGIDPRTKPIPVAPAAHYMMGGIRTDVDGQTNIDGLYSCGEAACVGVHGANRLASNSLLEGLVFGRRIANSMKDRAGGATRDDLGHLRLSAKEERRPWEGPNDLRPALQELMWSEVGILRDGAGLRDALAKLADMARFTWSDPLTMENVETANLITVAGLVAEGALIRQESRGSHFRLDFPARDDEGWRWHTVLERPQGAWRHEA; translated from the coding sequence GTGTATCCGAGGTACCTTAAAGACTTCGACCTCTCGGACATACCCCGGGAGGAAAGCGATTTTCTGATCATCGGCAGCGGCATCGCCGGTCTCTACACCGCTCTCAAGGCCAGTCGGTGGGGGCGGGTCACGGTATTGACCAAGTTGAAGATGGAAGACTCCAATACCGAACACGCCCAGGGGGGAATTGCCGCGGCCATCGGCCGCGAGGATTCTCCCCGTTTGCATATGGAGGACACCCTGGCCGCGGGGGTCGGCCTGTGCGACGAAGAGGCCGTCCGCGTCCTCGTCAACGAGGGCCCGGCCTGCGTCCTGGAGTTGGTGTCCCTGGGGGCCCACTTCGACAAGCGCGGTGAGGACTTCGCCCTGACCCGGGAGGGCGCCCACAGCGAGCGGAGGATTCTCCACGCCCGCGGCGACGCCACCGGCGAGGAGATCGAAACCGTCCTCAGCTGGAAGGCCCTGACCTCGAGCGGGATCCTGATCCACGAGGACCTGCAGGTTATCGATCTTCTGACCGAGGGCGGCCGCTGTTACGGTGCCTTGGCCCTGAGACCGGACGGTCAAAAGGTGGCCTATCTGGCCCAGGCCACCGTGCTGGCCACGGGCGGAGCCGGGCAACTCTACAAGAACACGACCAACCCCAGCGTCGCCACGGGGGACGGGATGGCCATGGCCTACCGGGCGGGGGCGATCCTGGCCGACATGGAGTTCATCCAGTTCCACCCGACGGCCCTGTACCATCCGGGGAACCCGAAGTTCCTGATCAGCGAGGCCCTCCGCGGTGAAGGCGGGATCCTCCTGAACCCGGCCGGCGAGCGGTTCATGCCCCGCTATCACCCGCGGGGCGATCTCGCCCCCCGCGACGTCGTCGCCCGGGCCATCCTCGACGAGCTGAGGAAGGCCTCCGCCGAGCACGTTTGGCTGGACGGGACGAGCCTCGGGGCCGGCTTCGCTGAACGATTCCCGAAAATCTACGAGACCTGCCGCAAGTACGGCATCGACCCCAGGACAAAGCCCATCCCGGTGGCTCCGGCGGCCCACTATATGATGGGCGGGATCAGGACCGACGTCGACGGGCAGACCAATATCGACGGCCTCTATTCCTGCGGGGAGGCGGCCTGCGTCGGGGTCCACGGGGCCAACCGCCTGGCCTCCAACTCCCTCCTCGAGGGCCTCGTCTTCGGGCGAAGGATCGCCAACTCGATGAAGGACCGAGCCGGCGGCGCCACCCGGGACGACCTGGGGCACCTGCGGCTGTCCGCCAAGGAAGAGCGGCGTCCGTGGGAAGGGCCGAACGATCTCCGTCCCGCCCTTCAGGAGCTGATGTGGTCGGAAGTGGGCATCCTCAGGGACGGGGCCGGGCTCCGGGACGCCTTGGCCAAGCTGGCCGACATGGCCCGGTTCACCTGGTCGGACCCACTGACCATGGAAAACGTCGAGACGGCCAACCTGATCACCGTCGCCGGGCTCGTGGCCGAGGGCGCCCTCATCCGCCAGGAGAGCCGAGGCAGTCACTTCCGCCTCGACTTCCCGGCCCGCGACGACGAAGGCTGGCGTTGGCACACGGTGCTCGAGCGACCCCAAGGAGCGTGGCGGCATGAAGCTTGA
- a CDS encoding formate--tetrahydrofolate ligase encodes MKSDIEIAQAAKMEPIVQIAKKMGLTEDDLELYGKYKAKISLDVIPRLKDKPDAKYVVVTAITPTPLGEGKTVTTIGLGQALNRSGHKTTTCIRQPSLGPVFGIKGGAAGGGYSQVVPMEDFNLHLTGDVHAVSLAHNLLAAFVDASLNHGNPLDLDMFSITWPRVLDVSDASLRKIVIGLGGDGIPRETGFDIAVASEVMAILALTTGLQDIRKRLGKIVVGYTKTGTPVTAEDLKCAGSMTILMKEAIKPNLLQNLEGDPVLVHAGPFANIAHGNSSILADQIAIKSGEFLVTEAGFGADIGAEKFLNIKCRNSGLKPNAAVVVATVRALKMHGGAFKVVPGKEMDKALVSKENMEALDKGCENLEKQIENMRMHGLEVVVAINQFVTDTDREIQFIHDRAIKAGAADAVLSQVWAKGGAGGKELADAIVKATNKPSDFHFLYPLEASIKEKIETIATKVYGADGVDYTPLAEKRIKLYTKLGYDKLPICMAKTHLSLSHDPTVKGRPRGFRVPIRDVRASVGAGFLYPLLGEMRTMPGLPSVPAGTKYDIDADGKVLGLF; translated from the coding sequence ATGAAGAGTGACATCGAAATCGCCCAGGCGGCAAAGATGGAGCCGATCGTCCAAATCGCCAAAAAGATGGGGCTCACCGAGGATGATCTTGAGCTGTACGGTAAGTACAAGGCCAAGATCTCCCTGGACGTCATCCCCCGTCTCAAGGACAAGCCGGATGCCAAGTACGTCGTGGTCACGGCGATCACCCCGACCCCCCTCGGCGAGGGCAAGACGGTCACTACCATCGGCCTCGGCCAGGCCCTGAACCGCTCGGGCCACAAGACCACCACCTGCATTCGCCAGCCGTCCCTTGGTCCGGTCTTCGGCATCAAAGGTGGGGCCGCCGGCGGCGGCTACTCGCAGGTCGTCCCGATGGAGGACTTCAACCTCCACCTGACCGGCGACGTCCATGCCGTCAGCCTGGCCCATAACCTCCTGGCGGCCTTCGTCGACGCCAGCTTGAACCACGGCAACCCGCTCGACCTCGACATGTTCTCAATCACCTGGCCGCGCGTCCTCGACGTCAGCGACGCCTCCCTCCGCAAGATCGTCATCGGTCTCGGCGGGGACGGGATCCCGCGGGAGACCGGCTTCGATATCGCCGTGGCTTCCGAGGTCATGGCCATCCTCGCCCTGACCACCGGGCTGCAGGACATCCGCAAGCGCCTCGGCAAGATCGTCGTCGGCTACACCAAGACCGGTACGCCGGTCACCGCCGAGGACCTCAAGTGCGCCGGCTCGATGACCATCCTGATGAAAGAAGCCATCAAACCGAACCTGCTGCAGAACCTGGAAGGCGATCCGGTCCTCGTCCACGCCGGTCCGTTCGCCAACATCGCCCACGGCAACTCCTCGATCCTGGCCGATCAGATCGCCATCAAGTCGGGCGAGTTCCTGGTCACCGAGGCCGGATTCGGCGCCGACATCGGGGCCGAGAAGTTCCTCAACATCAAGTGCCGTAACAGCGGCCTGAAGCCAAACGCGGCCGTGGTCGTGGCCACCGTCCGGGCGCTCAAGATGCACGGCGGCGCCTTCAAGGTCGTCCCGGGCAAGGAGATGGACAAGGCCCTGGTGTCCAAGGAGAACATGGAAGCCCTCGACAAGGGCTGCGAGAACCTGGAGAAGCAAATCGAGAACATGCGGATGCATGGCCTCGAAGTGGTCGTGGCGATCAACCAGTTCGTCACCGACACCGACCGCGAGATCCAGTTCATCCACGACCGGGCGATCAAAGCCGGCGCGGCGGACGCCGTCCTTTCCCAGGTCTGGGCGAAGGGTGGAGCCGGCGGCAAGGAGCTCGCCGACGCCATCGTCAAGGCGACCAACAAGCCAAGCGATTTCCACTTCCTCTATCCGCTCGAGGCCTCGATCAAGGAGAAGATCGAGACCATCGCCACCAAGGTCTACGGGGCCGATGGGGTCGACTACACGCCGCTGGCCGAGAAGCGGATCAAGCTCTACACCAAGCTCGGCTACGACAAGCTCCCCATCTGCATGGCCAAGACCCACCTCTCCCTGTCCCACGACCCGACCGTCAAGGGTCGGCCGCGCGGGTTCCGGGTGCCCATCCGCGACGTCCGCGCCTCGGTCGGCGCCGGTTTCCTTTACCCGCTCCTCGGCGAGATGCGGACGATGCCCGGCCTGCCGTCCGTTCCGGCCGGCACGAAGTACGACATCGACGCCGACGGCAAGGTCCTCGGTCTGTTCTAA
- a CDS encoding biotin--[acetyl-CoA-carboxylase] ligase: MTLGRPIMRLAEADSTNQVAAELADQGAPEGSTVLAEVQTAGSGRLGRRWASPRGGLWLTVILRPPAERLDAWPTLTMVGGVAVAETVADLLAGEVGEGLEGSLDVRIKWPNDVLLNRRKVAGLLGQARLGGPGVEPAVLLGVGLNLNVDRASLPPEIRDTATSLSAATGHRFDADAALESLTERLDRWYGTWLREGFGPARGRCLALSATVGRSVQAIGPKTAITGEALDILGDGALLIRSADGRETTVRAADVSLRSG, from the coding sequence GTGACCCTGGGTAGGCCGATCATGAGGTTGGCAGAGGCCGATTCGACCAACCAGGTGGCGGCCGAATTGGCCGACCAGGGCGCCCCGGAGGGGTCCACCGTGCTGGCCGAGGTCCAGACGGCCGGGTCCGGTCGTCTCGGCCGACGATGGGCTTCTCCCCGCGGCGGGCTTTGGCTGACGGTCATCCTCAGGCCACCCGCGGAGCGCCTGGACGCCTGGCCGACCCTGACCATGGTCGGAGGGGTGGCCGTCGCCGAGACGGTCGCGGACCTCCTGGCCGGCGAGGTAGGCGAGGGGCTCGAGGGGTCCCTCGATGTCCGAATCAAGTGGCCCAATGATGTCCTCCTGAACCGGCGGAAGGTGGCCGGCCTCCTCGGGCAGGCCCGTTTGGGCGGCCCCGGCGTCGAACCGGCCGTCCTCCTCGGGGTCGGCCTCAATCTCAACGTCGATCGGGCAAGCCTTCCCCCGGAAATCCGGGACACGGCTACATCTCTATCGGCGGCGACCGGCCACCGCTTCGATGCCGACGCCGCGCTTGAGAGCCTGACCGAGAGACTGGATCGGTGGTACGGCACCTGGCTTCGGGAGGGCTTTGGCCCCGCCCGAGGGCGCTGTCTGGCGCTTTCGGCCACGGTCGGTCGGTCGGTCCAGGCTATCGGCCCGAAGACCGCCATCACCGGGGAGGCCCTGGACATCCTGGGTGACGGCGCCCTGCTGATCCGCTCGGCCGACGGCCGGGAGACGACCGTCCGGGCGGCTGACGTCTCCCTGCGGTCTGGCTAG
- the nadA gene encoding quinolinate synthase NadA, with product MIAEPEAPAEQGDQPLDQTELAAEARRLKDDRQALILAHVYQRPEVQDLADFVGDSLGLSQQAAWSKSGLIIFGGVHFMAESAAILSPKKTVILPEPKAGCPMADMVTGEGLRAMKEEYPGVPVVAYVNTSAAVKAESDICCTSRNAVKVVESIPGDSVIFVPDRNLAHYVQTQTKKKIIPWPGFCPTHNRIKAEDVRLMKEAHPRAVVLVHPEADPAVVGLADEVFSTEGMLRFVRRSPADEFIIGTEMGILHPLQKDRPDASFYFPSGDEQICPNMKSTTLRKLVRALVRLEPRVTVPEDIRVRAQKALDRMLTID from the coding sequence GTGATTGCTGAGCCCGAGGCCCCGGCGGAGCAGGGGGACCAGCCCCTTGACCAAACCGAGCTCGCCGCCGAGGCCCGCCGCCTGAAGGACGACCGTCAGGCCCTCATCCTGGCCCATGTCTACCAGCGTCCCGAAGTCCAGGACCTGGCCGACTTCGTCGGCGACTCGCTCGGCCTATCGCAGCAGGCGGCCTGGTCCAAGAGCGGCCTCATCATCTTCGGCGGCGTTCACTTCATGGCCGAGAGCGCGGCCATCCTGTCTCCCAAGAAAACGGTCATCCTCCCCGAACCCAAGGCCGGCTGCCCGATGGCCGACATGGTCACCGGCGAAGGCCTCCGGGCGATGAAAGAGGAGTATCCCGGGGTCCCGGTGGTCGCCTACGTCAATACCTCCGCCGCGGTCAAGGCCGAAAGCGACATCTGCTGCACCTCGCGGAACGCAGTGAAGGTGGTTGAGTCCATCCCGGGTGACTCGGTCATTTTCGTCCCCGACCGCAACCTGGCCCACTATGTCCAGACCCAGACGAAGAAGAAGATCATCCCCTGGCCGGGGTTCTGCCCGACCCACAACCGGATCAAGGCCGAGGACGTCAGACTGATGAAAGAGGCCCACCCGCGGGCGGTCGTCCTGGTCCACCCGGAGGCCGATCCGGCCGTCGTCGGCTTGGCTGACGAGGTCTTCTCGACTGAGGGGATGTTGCGGTTCGTCCGGCGGAGTCCGGCCGACGAGTTCATCATCGGCACCGAGATGGGGATCCTTCATCCCCTCCAGAAAGACCGCCCCGACGCCAGTTTCTACTTCCCGTCCGGCGACGAGCAGATCTGTCCGAACATGAAGAGCACCACATTGAGAAAACTGGTCCGGGCCCTCGTGCGTCTGGAACCGCGGGTCACCGTGCCCGAGGACATCCGGGTCCGTGCCCAAAAAGCCCTCGACCGGATGCTCACCATCGACTGA